From the Psychrobacillus sp. FSL K6-4046 genome, one window contains:
- a CDS encoding NAD(P)-dependent oxidoreductase, whose translation MTEQLKIGFIGTGVMGKSIVKHLLKAGHEVSVYTRTKEKAEELLTLGARWVSKPSEAASSVQYLFTMVGYPHDVEEVYFGEEGIFSIENKGLTVIDLTTSTPTLAKKIDNRAKELDMQSLDAPVSGGDIGAQLGKLSIMCGGERETFDSSLSVLKLFGETILHEGTAGAGQHTKMCNQITIASNMIGVCEALTYGKKAGLELEQVLRAISTGAAGSWSLSNLAPRMIKGDLEPGFFIKHFVKDMKIALEESERMNLTLPGLELAKSLYDQLISDGYEDKGTQALIKLYE comes from the coding sequence ATGACGGAGCAACTTAAAATAGGTTTTATTGGCACAGGTGTAATGGGTAAAAGTATAGTTAAGCATTTACTAAAAGCAGGTCATGAGGTTAGTGTATACACAAGAACTAAGGAGAAAGCAGAGGAGTTACTTACTTTAGGAGCAAGGTGGGTATCAAAGCCTAGTGAAGCTGCTAGCAGTGTACAATACCTCTTTACCATGGTTGGCTATCCACACGATGTAGAAGAAGTTTATTTTGGAGAAGAAGGAATATTCTCAATAGAAAACAAAGGGTTAACTGTCATCGATTTAACAACATCCACACCTACTTTAGCAAAAAAAATTGACAATCGCGCTAAGGAGCTAGATATGCAATCCCTAGATGCTCCAGTGTCGGGTGGAGATATAGGTGCTCAATTAGGAAAGCTATCCATTATGTGTGGTGGAGAGAGGGAAACCTTTGACAGTTCTTTATCAGTACTGAAGCTATTTGGTGAGACCATTCTACATGAGGGAACTGCGGGCGCTGGACAACATACTAAAATGTGTAACCAAATAACGATTGCATCTAATATGATAGGAGTCTGTGAGGCACTTACATACGGAAAGAAAGCTGGGTTGGAATTAGAACAAGTATTAAGAGCAATTTCTACTGGTGCTGCTGGTTCTTGGTCATTGAGCAATTTAGCACCTCGAATGATTAAAGGTGATTTAGAGCCGGGATTCTTTATCAAGCATTTTGTTAAAGACATGAAAATTGCTTTGGAGGAATCAGAAAGAATGAATTTGACATTACCTGGGTTAGAGTTAGCGAAGTCATTATATGATCAATTAATAAGTGACGGATATGAGGATAAAGGTACTCAAGCACTAATAAAATTATACGAATAA
- a CDS encoding DUF2187 family protein: MKIAEVGNIIEFKDGLQGIVEKVNENSVIVDLTYMENFNELELEEKTVINHKRYKILYSNED; this comes from the coding sequence ATGAAAATCGCTGAAGTCGGTAACATTATTGAGTTTAAAGATGGTCTTCAAGGTATAGTAGAAAAAGTTAACGAGAATTCTGTCATAGTTGATTTAACTTATATGGAAAACTTTAACGAGCTTGAACTAGAAGAAAAAACGGTAATCAACCATAAGCGTTATAAGATATTATATAGCAATGAAGATTAA
- a CDS encoding B12-binding domain-containing radical SAM protein, producing the protein MNIILTTLNAKFIHTNLALRCLKAAAEPDYSPLIVEYTIKDPTFNIVADLYQKNPNVVGFSCYIWNIEETIKVIKMLKTVDPSITIILGGPEVSYDTNVWLRKVTEIDYIVVGEGEQTFKETLDFLYKKKELKEVPGLAYVQNDKFILNPLPPKLDLRESPSPYRFEEDLPNLSKRIVYVETSRGCPFSCQFCLSSIEVGVRYFNREKVKEDIRFLMQNGAKTIKFVDRTFNISRSYAMEMFQFLIDEHLPGVVFQFEITADIMRPEVIQFLNENAPAGLFRFEIGVQSTNDLTNELVKRRQNFEKLKRTVTMVKSGGKIDQHLDLIAGLPEEDYHSFRNTFNEVFEMRPEELQLGFLKLLRGTGLRVEAKKYGYVYVDQAPYEIFSNNVLSFQDILRIKQVEDVLEKYWNAHRMDQTLEFLFEHVFETPFDFFQQFGTYWEERNWSRIGHQLEDLYTRLFAFLEQLENIPLATIKSVMKLDYLSKQKFQPRKPWWNNDLNKETQSAIYKLLIEDPSIAGIDFSHLNLSERELYKQTFITPITVNVDLFKQGIIKEENGFLLTAFQNGEAPQFFFLQPKENIKVTN; encoded by the coding sequence ATGAATATAATATTAACCACATTAAATGCAAAGTTTATCCATACGAATTTAGCATTACGCTGTTTAAAAGCAGCAGCTGAACCAGACTATTCCCCCCTTATTGTTGAATATACTATAAAAGATCCAACTTTTAATATAGTAGCTGATTTGTACCAGAAAAATCCGAATGTAGTTGGCTTTAGCTGTTACATTTGGAACATTGAAGAAACAATTAAAGTAATCAAGATGTTAAAAACAGTAGATCCTTCCATAACTATTATTTTAGGCGGTCCCGAAGTTTCCTATGACACGAATGTTTGGCTCCGTAAAGTGACAGAAATTGATTATATCGTAGTTGGTGAAGGTGAACAGACTTTCAAGGAAACATTAGACTTCCTTTACAAAAAGAAAGAGTTAAAAGAAGTACCTGGACTAGCATATGTACAAAACGACAAATTTATTCTAAATCCGCTACCTCCAAAATTAGATTTACGTGAATCTCCTTCTCCATATCGTTTTGAAGAAGATTTACCCAATCTTTCTAAACGAATTGTCTACGTTGAGACTAGTAGAGGGTGTCCTTTTTCTTGTCAATTCTGCCTCTCTTCTATTGAAGTTGGTGTTCGATATTTTAATCGTGAAAAAGTTAAAGAGGATATCCGATTCTTAATGCAAAATGGTGCAAAAACGATAAAATTCGTCGATCGTACATTCAATATCAGTAGAAGTTATGCTATGGAAATGTTTCAATTCCTAATCGATGAACATTTACCAGGAGTTGTTTTTCAATTTGAAATAACAGCTGATATTATGCGACCAGAAGTTATTCAATTTTTAAATGAAAATGCTCCAGCTGGTCTTTTCCGTTTCGAAATTGGTGTACAATCTACCAACGATTTGACGAATGAGTTAGTTAAACGCAGACAGAACTTTGAAAAGTTGAAAAGGACAGTTACTATGGTTAAAAGCGGTGGAAAAATCGATCAGCATTTAGATTTAATCGCTGGGCTACCAGAAGAGGATTATCATTCCTTCCGAAATACTTTCAATGAAGTTTTTGAAATGCGTCCCGAAGAGTTACAACTAGGCTTTTTGAAGCTTTTAAGAGGTACAGGATTGCGAGTCGAAGCAAAAAAGTATGGTTATGTGTATGTAGACCAAGCTCCATATGAAATTTTCTCTAATAATGTATTAAGCTTTCAAGATATTTTACGTATTAAGCAAGTGGAAGACGTTCTTGAAAAGTATTGGAATGCACATAGAATGGACCAAACGTTAGAATTTCTATTTGAGCATGTATTTGAAACACCTTTCGACTTTTTCCAACAATTCGGTACCTATTGGGAAGAAAGAAATTGGTCTAGAATTGGACATCAGCTAGAGGACCTTTATACTCGTCTTTTTGCTTTCCTAGAACAATTAGAAAATATTCCTTTAGCGACTATTAAGTCTGTTATGAAACTAGATTATTTATCAAAACAAAAATTCCAACCACGGAAGCCTTGGTGGAATAATGATTTAAACAAAGAAACTCAGTCTGCGATTTATAAGCTACTAATAGAGGATCCCTCGATTGCTGGAATAGACTTTTCACACTTAAATTTGTCAGAACGAGAACTGTACAAGCAGACATTTATCACACCGATTACTGTTAATGTGGATTTGTTTAAGCAAGGAATCATCAAAGAAGAGAATGGTTTCTTACTGACTGCATTCCAAAACGGAGAAGCTCCACAATTCTTCTTTTTGCAACCAAAAGAAAATATAAAAGTAACGAATTAA
- a CDS encoding MoxR family ATPase, with the protein MDSALIKLKKELNQSIIGRQKEIDFMLMGLLVQGHVLLESVPGSGKTMMAKSFAEAIQGEFKRIQFTPDVLPSDVTGISYFHPQKQEFILRMGPVMSNILLADEINRATPRTQSSLLEAMEEKQVSIDGETIKLPYPFMVIATQNPIESQQGTFQLPAAQLDRFLFKLNIGYPTMKEENYILKHFGQAPGKVKTKQVVTLEKIEEWSKQVNNIQVHEDIFTYIIQIVQGTRKHQYIELGLSSRASLAMLQASKAHAFINGREYVTPDDVKNIIDPVCLHRLRLSSQGMLIHEISNIMAELIKEIEAPVEASI; encoded by the coding sequence ATGGATTCAGCTTTAATCAAACTAAAAAAAGAATTGAACCAATCTATTATAGGTAGACAAAAAGAAATCGATTTTATGCTAATGGGTTTGTTAGTTCAAGGCCATGTGCTATTAGAAAGTGTACCTGGATCTGGAAAAACAATGATGGCTAAATCTTTTGCAGAAGCCATTCAAGGAGAATTTAAACGAATACAATTTACTCCCGATGTTCTTCCTTCAGATGTAACAGGAATTAGTTACTTTCATCCTCAGAAGCAGGAGTTTATTCTGCGGATGGGTCCAGTAATGAGTAATATTTTGCTTGCAGATGAAATTAATCGTGCCACTCCAAGAACTCAGTCCAGTCTTTTAGAGGCGATGGAAGAGAAACAAGTGTCAATTGATGGTGAAACTATTAAGCTACCTTATCCTTTTATGGTAATTGCTACACAAAACCCAATAGAATCACAGCAAGGTACCTTCCAGTTACCTGCTGCTCAGCTAGACCGCTTTTTATTTAAGCTTAATATTGGTTATCCAACCATGAAGGAAGAGAATTACATTTTAAAACATTTTGGTCAAGCTCCTGGAAAAGTTAAAACTAAGCAAGTGGTTACTCTTGAGAAAATTGAAGAATGGTCTAAGCAAGTAAATAATATTCAAGTTCATGAAGATATTTTTACTTACATCATACAAATTGTACAAGGCACGAGAAAACACCAGTACATAGAACTAGGGTTAAGTAGTCGAGCTTCTTTAGCTATGCTACAGGCTTCTAAAGCCCACGCCTTCATTAATGGTAGGGAGTATGTGACACCAGACGACGTAAAGAACATCATAGATCCTGTTTGTTTGCATCGCCTTAGATTGTCCTCGCAAGGAATGCTAATCCATGAAATATCTAATATTATGGCAGAATTGATTAAAGAAATTGAAGCACCTGTTGAGGCAAGTATATAA
- a CDS encoding type II CAAX endopeptidase family protein produces MINRKLFIGLVISLVLAFVFTWVTFNNENVFWYFYSFTTLFLTASSFYFSKLEDQLKTFNYLFWGIVYGIGTYLLCFLGLQLLELLPSQATKEVSHFFGVFAPSALWHYILLFFIIIPGEEFFWRGFIQNAVKNWFSPTLAILTSSVLYGASFIVSGFYIGVFFAIIVGIIFGWLYEKKKSMPLNIVAHIVFLLMLFLVLPLI; encoded by the coding sequence ATGATTAATCGAAAACTTTTTATAGGACTAGTAATATCACTAGTATTAGCTTTTGTTTTTACTTGGGTTACGTTTAATAATGAAAACGTATTTTGGTATTTCTATTCGTTTACAACACTTTTTTTAACGGCTTCTTCTTTTTATTTTTCAAAATTAGAAGATCAGCTGAAAACGTTTAACTATTTATTTTGGGGTATAGTATATGGTATAGGAACTTACTTATTGTGCTTTTTAGGTTTACAGCTACTGGAGCTATTACCATCTCAAGCGACGAAAGAAGTTTCTCATTTCTTTGGTGTATTTGCACCTTCTGCTTTATGGCATTACATTTTATTGTTCTTCATCATTATTCCTGGAGAAGAATTTTTCTGGCGTGGCTTCATCCAAAATGCAGTGAAAAATTGGTTCTCTCCTACTCTCGCTATACTAACTAGTTCCGTTTTATATGGAGCATCATTTATAGTGAGTGGTTTCTACATTGGTGTTTTTTTTGCTATTATTGTAGGAATCATTTTTGGATGGCTTTACGAAAAGAAAAAAAGTATGCCACTTAATATTGTAGCCCATATTGTATTTCTTTTAATGCTATTCCTGGTGCTACCACTAATATGA
- a CDS encoding DUF58 domain-containing protein, with protein MTWKRNDVNYKYIKIYRDILLISGVFLFIFDQHVLFVIIFFLLCFVLIQLLYFQKVGSGLTFVNEKKRVRLMKGTTSHFELTFKNKGMPIWNGTITIAFHDSVAPVRANNILSSGFFEVNVPFSIGYNKTVTIQVPIVGSRRGLSRFRGIDINIPHPLTEGSIILNYQPYILMDAMVYPTIYPIKEEFLPTRLKPGELELNSSLFVDPFFPIGTREYEQGDQFNHIHWKASARTQQLQTKIFTKVTNVSVLFLVNLADGYRMVHDFEEKIEWLASNVEACYKANVPFGFGLNIRASGKRPFVFVPLGSGDVHRLNALELLSILSVSNITIPFENMIKYIDSHEEIPVSVRVFSHNMEKYHSILTPWEQKAIVTYLTEQEEGDYVK; from the coding sequence ATGACGTGGAAACGTAACGATGTAAACTATAAGTATATAAAAATATATAGGGATATATTGCTGATCAGTGGGGTATTTCTTTTTATCTTTGATCAGCATGTACTTTTCGTTATTATTTTCTTTTTGTTATGTTTCGTGTTGATTCAACTGCTTTACTTTCAAAAAGTTGGTAGTGGACTTACTTTTGTAAATGAGAAAAAAAGAGTTAGATTAATGAAAGGGACTACCTCACATTTTGAGCTGACTTTTAAAAATAAAGGTATGCCGATTTGGAATGGCACCATTACAATAGCATTCCACGATTCAGTTGCTCCAGTTAGAGCCAATAATATTTTATCTTCAGGATTTTTTGAGGTGAATGTTCCTTTTTCTATTGGATACAATAAAACAGTTACGATACAAGTACCTATAGTTGGTAGTCGAAGAGGTCTTTCGAGGTTTAGAGGCATAGATATTAATATCCCTCATCCTTTAACGGAAGGTTCTATTATATTGAATTACCAACCATACATATTGATGGATGCAATGGTTTATCCAACTATCTATCCAATCAAAGAAGAATTTCTTCCTACTCGACTTAAGCCTGGAGAGCTGGAGTTAAATTCTTCTTTGTTTGTTGACCCGTTCTTCCCTATTGGTACTAGAGAATATGAACAAGGTGATCAGTTTAACCATATTCATTGGAAAGCAAGTGCAAGGACACAGCAGCTTCAAACCAAAATTTTTACAAAAGTTACTAATGTATCGGTATTATTTTTAGTTAATCTTGCAGATGGGTATAGGATGGTTCATGATTTTGAGGAGAAGATAGAGTGGCTAGCATCTAATGTGGAAGCTTGTTATAAGGCAAATGTTCCCTTTGGATTTGGCTTAAATATTCGAGCATCAGGAAAGAGACCATTTGTATTTGTTCCTTTAGGCTCTGGTGATGTACATAGACTAAATGCTTTAGAGTTACTTTCTATTCTATCGGTTAGCAATATCACTATACCATTTGAAAATATGATTAAATATATTGATAGTCATGAGGAAATACCGGTGTCTGTTCGAGTTTTTTCTCATAATATGGAGAAGTATCATTCCATATTAACCCCATGGGAGCAGAAGGCCATTGTCACATATCTGACTGAGCAAGAGGAGGGAGATTATGTTAAATAA
- a CDS encoding aspartyl-phosphate phosphatase Spo0E family protein — MMESILKRLEYTREKMIQSAIENGVTNRETIRLSEELDHLLNEFHSQVKQLSTSKQID; from the coding sequence ATGATGGAATCTATTCTAAAAAGGCTAGAATATACAAGAGAAAAGATGATTCAATCTGCGATAGAAAATGGTGTAACTAATAGGGAAACTATTCGATTAAGCGAAGAGCTAGATCATTTACTTAACGAGTTTCATTCCCAAGTTAAGCAGCTAAGCACATCTAAACAAATCGACTAG
- a CDS encoding DUF4129 domain-containing protein has protein sequence MWIVSLFFVLLLNETLVSLPFLWIGIQIFTVLVAQYTFSKFGPSLIIAFIIPTVSLLFLFLFGGPFWLYCIGVLISVCCLHYRYNVIQLDEDSDNPFALLSLMVFFSIHLICIMLVIENYKITLYSVFIGGVIFFVGLRLFSVWRKSYSHTKESLNQFALYYLVGLSVIFLLTFLSFLIFSPVRQLLGVILQGLFTIVMLPLTPLLILIEKYLSNLFSEPAEEREQDIVANDGIMDGLRQDESEAITSSFPIEWILFGALGIVILLIVTYIIKKKIEFPVEQQRNNFIYKNDNLAIQDEELLKQSTIYKVEASFLRELYLEFEKEATSLGYNREMSETVREWFKRMSWEVKGEFFSTYEEVRYGGHMVGEEQADIFIEELDKIKKILKKEV, from the coding sequence ATGTGGATAGTTAGCTTGTTCTTTGTTTTATTGTTAAATGAGACTTTGGTAAGTTTGCCGTTTCTATGGATTGGTATCCAAATTTTTACCGTGCTGGTTGCCCAGTATACTTTTTCGAAATTTGGACCTAGTTTAATCATCGCTTTTATTATTCCTACGGTGTCATTACTTTTCCTCTTTTTATTTGGAGGTCCCTTTTGGCTATATTGTATTGGGGTTCTAATATCTGTGTGTTGCTTACATTATAGATATAATGTAATTCAGTTGGATGAGGACAGTGATAATCCTTTTGCCTTACTGTCATTAATGGTATTTTTCTCTATCCACTTAATTTGTATTATGCTTGTGATCGAAAATTATAAAATCACTTTATATAGTGTCTTTATAGGAGGAGTTATTTTCTTTGTAGGGTTAAGGCTATTTAGTGTTTGGAGAAAAAGTTACAGTCATACAAAAGAATCGTTAAACCAATTTGCACTTTATTATTTAGTTGGTTTGTCCGTTATCTTTCTTTTAACTTTCTTAAGCTTTTTGATTTTTAGCCCAGTGAGACAACTTTTAGGTGTGATCCTCCAAGGGTTGTTTACTATTGTGATGTTGCCTTTGACACCTTTGCTCATTTTAATTGAAAAATATTTGAGTAATTTGTTCAGCGAACCAGCAGAGGAAAGAGAACAGGATATTGTAGCAAATGACGGTATAATGGATGGTTTACGTCAAGATGAATCTGAAGCAATTACTTCGTCATTTCCAATAGAGTGGATCCTATTTGGGGCCTTAGGTATAGTAATACTTTTAATTGTTACTTATATTATCAAAAAGAAAATAGAATTTCCTGTGGAACAACAACGAAATAATTTCATTTATAAAAATGATAATTTGGCTATTCAGGATGAAGAATTATTAAAGCAAAGTACCATTTATAAAGTTGAAGCTTCATTCCTTAGAGAGCTTTACTTAGAATTTGAAAAAGAGGCAACATCATTAGGATACAATAGAGAAATGAGTGAAACTGTTAGGGAATGGTTTAAAAGAATGTCATGGGAGGTAAAAGGTGAATTTTTTTCTACTTATGAAGAAGTAAGATATGGTGGTCACATGGTAGGAGAAGAACAGGCAGATATTTTTATAGAAGAATTGGATAAAATAAAAAAAATTTTAAAAAAAGAGGTTTAA
- a CDS encoding ATP-binding protein yields the protein MLAEYEYKQRFEQVFQLFSSGLIFISDEGEVLDANPYIEKVLKIEREELLKMNSNTLLNMFSLTGASRKTFLQNLASKGQAEFFSEFQTYMGDNRYLHLIVSKQSESNLFLMEIHDESEKMFMRKRLNHNESLSTLGQLAASIAHEIRNPMTSLKGFTQLLLKTANEDGKRYLDVIDHEIQRMEEILTEFLQVSKPSNKEYTYFEIDQLITEVASFMTPQSLMKAIEINITNELYTNIRVLGNRNLLKQVFINVIKNAIESMVKSGKIDIRLSLSCDGFVSIKVKDEGNGIGEEELANIFKPFFTTKSTGTGLGLSHAYEVMEAHGGKIEVESMVGNGTIFNFLLPLQVAS from the coding sequence ATGTTAGCAGAATACGAGTACAAACAAAGGTTTGAACAGGTTTTCCAACTCTTTTCAAGTGGATTAATATTTATAAGTGATGAAGGAGAAGTATTAGACGCTAATCCATATATAGAAAAAGTGTTAAAGATAGAACGAGAAGAATTGCTTAAAATGAACTCTAATACACTTTTAAATATGTTCTCTCTAACAGGAGCTTCTAGAAAGACATTTCTACAGAATTTAGCTTCAAAAGGACAAGCAGAATTTTTTAGTGAATTTCAAACATATATGGGTGACAATAGGTATCTGCATTTGATTGTATCTAAACAGAGTGAATCTAATCTATTTCTCATGGAAATTCATGACGAATCAGAAAAAATGTTTATGAGGAAGCGCCTGAATCATAACGAATCGTTAAGTACTCTAGGACAACTTGCGGCAAGTATCGCTCATGAAATACGTAATCCCATGACATCTTTAAAGGGATTCACACAGTTGTTACTGAAAACTGCTAATGAAGACGGAAAAAGATACTTGGATGTTATTGATCATGAGATACAAAGAATGGAAGAAATATTGACAGAATTTCTTCAAGTTTCAAAGCCGAGCAACAAAGAGTACACCTACTTCGAAATTGACCAGCTCATAACAGAGGTAGCTAGTTTCATGACTCCTCAATCGCTTATGAAAGCAATTGAAATTAATATTACTAATGAATTATATACAAACATTAGAGTATTGGGAAATAGAAACCTTTTAAAACAGGTTTTTATAAATGTCATAAAAAATGCTATTGAATCTATGGTAAAAAGTGGTAAAATAGATATTAGATTATCTTTGTCTTGTGATGGATTTGTAAGTATTAAAGTAAAAGATGAGGGGAATGGAATTGGAGAAGAAGAATTAGCTAATATTTTTAAGCCATTCTTCACAACTAAATCGACAGGAACTGGGCTTGGATTATCTCATGCCTATGAAGTTATGGAGGCTCATGGCGGTAAAATAGAGGTTGAGAGTATGGTTGGAAATGGAACGATCTTTAATTTCCTACTCCCCTTACAAGTAGCTTCCTAA
- a CDS encoding MarR family transcriptional regulator, with protein sequence MTNDLSSSALKLFIVLSRAHKVIHECTNHFFQENGLNPTEFAVLELLFHKGKQPLQQIGNKILLASGSITYVVDKLEGRGFIKRVSSDTDRRVTYAEITEEGSEFMKELFPRHEQQLVQLMSILTEDEKKDAIELIKKLGLSIKKLS encoded by the coding sequence ATGACCAATGACTTATCGAGTAGTGCTTTGAAATTATTTATAGTACTTTCCCGTGCTCATAAAGTAATACATGAATGTACAAATCATTTCTTTCAAGAAAATGGGTTAAATCCAACTGAATTTGCGGTATTAGAGCTTTTATTCCATAAAGGAAAGCAACCCTTGCAACAAATAGGAAATAAGATATTACTCGCTAGTGGATCTATTACTTATGTAGTAGATAAGCTTGAGGGTCGTGGCTTTATAAAGCGGGTATCCAGCGATACAGATCGAAGAGTTACCTATGCGGAAATAACAGAAGAAGGCTCAGAGTTTATGAAAGAATTATTCCCACGTCATGAGCAGCAGTTAGTACAATTAATGAGCATCTTGACAGAAGATGAAAAAAAAGATGCTATAGAGTTAATAAAGAAGCTTGGTCTGTCCATTAAAAAATTATCTTAA
- a CDS encoding chemotaxis protein — MNDHKGILLESGTNELEIVEFQVGSNRFGINVIKVKEIIQPIPVTFIPLAHPHVEGIIQLRGDVLPVINMSKVLGLPMQSTSEQQKYVVAEFNKQKAVFHVDNVTQIHRISWDQIEKPGSLYQGGSSHVIGVIKRDEDMLLLLDFERIIVDINPESGMSIDSVKKLGPRERSNKKIVIAEDSPLLRKLLHDTMHEAGYVNLEFFENGKDTLAYLEGLEKVSPDVSEHVQMIVTDIEMPQMDGHALTKSIKTNSNLAKLPVVIFSSLITDDLRHKGDLVGAEDQVSKPEITELVLKIDKYIL, encoded by the coding sequence GTGAATGACCACAAAGGAATATTACTAGAAAGCGGAACCAATGAATTAGAAATTGTAGAGTTTCAAGTAGGTTCAAATAGATTTGGCATTAATGTGATAAAAGTAAAGGAAATTATTCAACCTATTCCGGTTACTTTTATTCCTCTTGCACATCCGCATGTGGAAGGCATTATTCAATTACGAGGTGATGTTCTACCCGTGATAAATATGAGTAAAGTTTTAGGTTTGCCCATGCAATCTACAAGTGAGCAACAAAAATATGTTGTTGCAGAATTTAATAAACAAAAGGCTGTATTTCACGTAGACAATGTAACTCAAATACATCGTATATCATGGGATCAAATAGAAAAGCCTGGTTCCCTATATCAAGGAGGATCTTCCCACGTAATAGGAGTTATTAAAAGAGACGAAGACATGCTCTTATTATTAGACTTTGAAAGAATTATTGTGGATATAAATCCTGAATCAGGAATGAGTATAGATTCGGTGAAGAAATTAGGCCCAAGAGAAAGATCTAACAAAAAAATTGTAATTGCAGAAGATTCACCTTTGTTAAGGAAATTATTGCATGATACTATGCATGAGGCGGGTTATGTAAACCTCGAGTTCTTTGAGAATGGGAAGGATACTTTAGCATACCTAGAGGGATTAGAGAAAGTCTCTCCAGATGTATCGGAACATGTTCAAATGATTGTAACCGATATTGAGATGCCACAGATGGATGGGCATGCTTTGACAAAATCCATTAAAACCAATAGTAATTTAGCCAAACTGCCAGTAGTCATTTTTTCAAGTCTGATTACAGACGACCTTAGACACAAAGGTGACTTAGTAGGAGCAGAAGATCAAGTGAGTAAACCAGAAATTACTGAACTAGTTTTAAAAATTGATAAATATATACTGTAA